A window of the Mucilaginibacter sp. cycad4 genome harbors these coding sequences:
- a CDS encoding TetR/AcrR family transcriptional regulator: MSQTERIIKGAEDLFLTAGIKSITMDDIARHLGMSKKTIYQFFRDKNELVVALTKKKLKEDEDQMNDIISKSANVIEEMINMTKCSEEIFSRINPIVIHDLQKYHAEAWDDFQKFKAEVLIQKMEELLIKGMGQGYIRKDIDVKIMARMRVNQVELGFNTSIFPVIEFSPWKVQVQFLDHFNYGICTLEGYKLLNEYKNINNE; this comes from the coding sequence ATGAGTCAAACAGAAAGAATTATAAAGGGAGCCGAAGACCTGTTTTTAACAGCAGGGATCAAAAGTATCACCATGGATGATATAGCCAGGCACCTTGGCATGTCAAAAAAAACGATCTATCAGTTTTTCAGGGACAAAAACGAATTAGTTGTTGCTCTTACAAAAAAGAAACTGAAGGAAGATGAGGATCAAATGAATGATATCATCAGTAAATCGGCAAATGTAATTGAAGAGATGATCAACATGACCAAATGCTCGGAGGAGATCTTTTCAAGGATCAACCCGATTGTCATTCACGACCTGCAAAAATATCATGCTGAAGCCTGGGACGACTTTCAAAAATTCAAGGCTGAAGTGTTGATCCAAAAAATGGAAGAACTTTTAATTAAAGGAATGGGGCAGGGTTACATCCGTAAGGATATTGACGTAAAGATAATGGCACGGATGCGGGTTAACCAGGTGGAGTTGGGTTTTAACACTTCGATATTCCCGGTAATTGAGTTTAGTCCATGGAAGGTACAAGTTCAGTTTTTAGATCATTTTAATTATGGCATTTGTACACTTGAGGGTTACAAGCTGCTTAACGAGTATAAGAATATTAATAATGAATAA